The proteins below come from a single Candidatus Eisenbacteria bacterium genomic window:
- the rho gene encoding transcription termination factor Rho, whose product MDLAEMKSKTIPELMAVAQELSLPAVGGLRKQDLIFKILEAQTQKNGLIFAEGVLEILPEGYGFLRSPDYNYLPSPDDIYVSPSQIKRFDLRTGDTVSGQVRPPKNGERYFALLRVEAVNMESPEAAKEKILFDNLTPLYPEERIKLETTKEEVCTRIMDLLAPIGKGQRGLIVSPPRAGKTMLLQKIANGITSNHPEITLIVLLIDERPEEVTDMERSVKGEVISSTFDEPAERHVQVADMVLEKAKRLVEHKKDVVILLDSITRLARAHNTVVPHSGKILSGGVDANALQRPKRFFGAARNIEGGGSLTIIATALVETGSRMDDVIFEEFKGTGNMELVLDRKLSDRRIFPALDLNRSGTRKEELLMPQDELAKVWILRKFLSELSPSEVMELLLDKMHDTKSNKEFLKKMNS is encoded by the coding sequence ATGGATCTTGCGGAAATGAAGAGCAAAACTATCCCTGAGCTCATGGCTGTTGCTCAGGAGCTGAGCCTTCCTGCCGTAGGCGGGCTGAGAAAACAGGATCTGATCTTCAAGATTCTTGAGGCGCAGACCCAGAAGAACGGGCTGATTTTTGCAGAAGGGGTCCTTGAGATCCTGCCCGAGGGATACGGCTTCCTGAGATCCCCCGACTACAACTATCTTCCAAGTCCTGACGATATTTACGTCTCGCCCTCCCAGATAAAGAGATTTGACCTGAGGACGGGAGATACGGTTTCCGGCCAGGTGAGGCCTCCTAAGAACGGCGAACGGTATTTCGCACTACTCCGCGTCGAAGCAGTCAACATGGAGAGTCCGGAAGCTGCGAAGGAAAAAATTCTCTTCGACAACCTGACGCCCCTCTATCCGGAGGAGAGGATAAAACTCGAGACAACGAAGGAAGAAGTATGCACGAGAATAATGGACCTCCTTGCTCCCATAGGTAAGGGACAGAGAGGTCTCATTGTTTCTCCTCCCAGGGCAGGGAAGACCATGCTTCTCCAGAAGATCGCCAATGGCATTACCTCCAACCATCCCGAAATAACGCTGATAGTCCTTCTCATTGATGAGAGGCCAGAAGAAGTGACAGACATGGAGCGGTCCGTGAAGGGGGAGGTCATAAGCTCGACCTTTGATGAGCCCGCAGAAAGGCACGTCCAGGTTGCCGACATGGTGCTCGAGAAAGCAAAGCGGCTTGTCGAGCACAAGAAAGACGTGGTCATTCTTCTTGACAGCATCACGCGCCTTGCGCGAGCCCACAATACGGTGGTTCCGCACAGCGGAAAAATCCTATCGGGCGGCGTTGACGCGAATGCCCTTCAGAGGCCGAAGCGGTTTTTCGGAGCGGCCAGAAACATCGAGGGAGGCGGAAGTCTCACAATCATTGCCACCGCGCTCGTTGAGACAGGAAGCCGGATGGATGATGTTATCTTTGAAGAGTTCAAGGGAACCGGTAACATGGAACTGGTTCTCGATAGAAAGCTCAGCGACAGGAGAATCTTCCCCGCGCTTGATCTGAACAGGTCTGGAACGAGGAAGGAAGAGCTTCTCATGCCGCAGGATGAGCTCGCCAAGGTCTGGATATTGAGAAAGTTCTTGAGTGAGCTCTCGCCCAGTGAGGTCATGGAGCTTCTGCTCGATAAGATGCACGATACAAAGAGCAACAAAGAATTCCTCAAGAAAATGAATTCATAG
- the rpmE gene encoding 50S ribosomal protein L31 translates to MKKDIHPVYQDAKIVCVCGSVIETRSTLKEIHVEICSSCHPFFTGKQKLVDTAGRVERFRKRYGMKEE, encoded by the coding sequence GTGAAGAAGGACATTCACCCGGTGTATCAAGATGCGAAAATAGTCTGCGTATGCGGCAGCGTGATTGAGACAAGATCCACGTTGAAAGAGATCCACGTTGAAATCTGCTCAAGCTGCCATCCTTTCTTCACCGGAAAGCAGAAGCTTGTTGACACTGCCGGAAGGGTCGAGAGATTCAGAAAGAGATACGGAATGAAAGAGGAATAG
- the thyX gene encoding FAD-dependent thymidylate synthase gives MNVSLLSFTPEPLRIIFTAARSCYSPSAPSEIWEKASDEDKMLALIKRTVDSGHHSVLEHVSFTFGVRGISRACSHQLVRHRLASYSQQSQRYVRKTDASAVVPGSISDVKKFREKFDAMLRQIGTFYNELVEAGIPAEDARYILPNAVTTNIVITMNMRELIHASSVRLCLRAQWEIRRLFLEMRKALEHNRETAPLSGFVLMKCEIIGFCDEADCCGIRPPKDEVLGLQKLTKGKVRAR, from the coding sequence ATGAATGTCTCGCTGCTTTCCTTTACCCCCGAGCCGCTGCGCATAATTTTCACTGCTGCACGTAGCTGTTACTCTCCTTCAGCTCCTTCTGAGATATGGGAAAAAGCAAGCGATGAAGACAAAATGCTTGCACTCATCAAGAGGACGGTAGACAGCGGACATCACTCTGTTCTTGAACACGTGTCGTTCACGTTTGGCGTCAGGGGAATCTCCAGGGCGTGCTCCCATCAGCTCGTGAGGCACCGGCTGGCAAGCTACAGTCAACAGAGTCAGCGGTATGTCAGAAAGACCGATGCCTCAGCCGTCGTGCCGGGCTCCATATCGGATGTCAAGAAGTTCAGAGAAAAATTCGATGCCATGCTTAGGCAGATCGGAACTTTCTACAACGAGCTCGTGGAAGCGGGAATTCCCGCTGAAGACGCCCGTTACATTCTTCCGAATGCCGTCACCACCAATATTGTCATCACGATGAACATGAGGGAGCTGATTCATGCATCCTCGGTGCGCCTCTGCCTAAGGGCACAGTGGGAGATAAGGAGACTTTTTCTGGAGATGCGGAAAGCGCTTGAGCACAACAGGGAGACCGCCCCTCTCTCCGGCTTCGTCCTCATGAAGTGCGAGATCATAGGCTTCTGTGATGAAGCTGACTGCTGCGGCATCAGGCCGCCGAAAGATGAGGTGCTTGGTTTGCAGAAACTGACGAAAGGAAAAGTTCGTGCCCGCTGA